The following coding sequences are from one Neovison vison isolate M4711 chromosome X, ASM_NN_V1, whole genome shotgun sequence window:
- the ERCC6L gene encoding DNA excision repair protein ERCC-6-like, producing MEASGRFVEAAALTPEQAALYQRYVKEAKEATKNGDLEEAFKLFNLAKDIFPNEKVMSRIQKIQEALEELAEHGDDEFTDVCNSGLLLYRELHNQLFEHQKEGVAFLYSLYRDGRKGGILADDMGLGKTVQIIAFLSGMFDATLVNHVLLIMPTNLISTWIKEFVKWTPGMRVKTFHGPSKDERTRNLSRIQQRNGVIITTYQMLINNWQQLSSLNGQEFVWDYVILDEAHKIKTSSTKSAICARAVPARNRILLTGTPIQNNLQELWSLFDFACQGSLLGTLKTFKMEYENPITRAREKDATPGEKALGFKISENLMAIIKPYFLRRTKEEVQKKKSSTPEVRLSAENPDVGAICEMPSLSRKNDFIIWIRLVPLQEEIYRKFVSLDHIKELLMETRSPLAELGVLKKLCDHPRLLSARACHLLNLGSVQFSVQGENEGEDSSDVGHIDQITDDALMEESGKMIFLIELLKRLRDEGHQTLVFSQSRQILNIIEHLLKNRHFKILRLDGTVTHLVEREKRINLFQQNREYSVFLLTTQVGGVGLTLTAATRVVIFDPSWNPATDAQAVDRVYRIGQKENVVVYRLITCGTVEEKIYRRQVFKDSLIRQTTGDKKNPFRYFTKQELRELFTIEDFQHSATQLQLQSLHAAQRRSDKILDEHIAYLHSLGIAGISDHDLMYTRDLSVKEELDMIEESHYIQQRVQKAQFLVELESQNIELLTGRQRAGNEGTWLTEPLFPSQMKNKCPELNKLQPRHSLLLPTYHTQEEEISSQMASVIIDDLPEESENQDISSIKMNVTVSQDGSHPPERTSDAGSVAALPEGYGSVDEIWTNSLGMILQTEALREGPTRGTLQENPLGDFNLTPSKAVGADLGPDPKQPNAAETLPHCNLWPVSPMTLESQTEPNTSVIRRANGDLSASHSVLQDTQANVTKLEEERIASSSQYACDFNLFLEDSADSRQNLSRQSSQHAEDEKSLCGSAAHSQAELEWDKAHLSVDLLETDDEPEEVVGNVRGRRKARRIISDGEDEDNTFKDTSSTDALTTSPFLFLPMKQFDASTPKSDISPSGRFFSPNIPDSVSKSLHPRRSLASRRSLVNVVLDHVEDMEEEPDSSSGTEAAAGDSKEGAEESSGEASESTEGPPGETLPSENESSRLTSPPGDPEPLSSGQSRDSPQKEAAESGTDYETLVVRGKELKERGQIQEALNCFVKALDIKSADPEVMLMTLSLYKQLNKT from the exons ATGGAGGCGTCTGGACGGTTTGTGGAAGCTGCGGCCTTAACTCCAGAGCAGGCCGCCCTTTACCAGAG atatgTGAAAGAGGCCAAAGAAGCAACTAAGAATGGGGATCTGGAAGAAGCTTTTAAACTTTTCAATTTGGCAAAGGACATTTTCCCCAATGAAAAGGTGATGAGCAGAATCCAAAAAATACAGGAAGCCTTGGAGGAGTTGGCAGAACATGGAGATGATGAATTCACAGATGTGTGCAACTCTGGCCTGCTGCTTTATCGAGAACTGCACAACCAACTATTTGAGCACCAGAAGGAAGGTGTAGCTTTCCTCTATAGCCTATATAGGGATGGAAGAAAAGGAGGCATCTTAGCAGATGATATGGGATTAGGGAAGACTGTTCAAATCATTGCTTTCCTTTCTGGTATGTTTGATGCTACACTTGTGAATCACGTGCTGCTCATTATGCCAACTAATCTCATTAGCACATGGATAAAAGAGTTTGTTAAGTGGACTCCAGGAATGAGAGTCAAAACCTTTCACGGTCCGAGTAAGGATGAACGTACCAGAAACCTCAGTCGGATTCAGCAAAGGAATGGTGTCATTATCACCACGTACCAAATGCTAATCAATAACTGGCAGCAGCTTTCAAGCTTGAATGGCCAAGAGTTTGTGTGGGACTATGTCATCCTTGACGaagcacataaaataaaaacctcatcCACTAAGTCAGCGATATGTGCTCGCGCTGTCCCTGCCAGGAATCGCATCCTCCTCACAGGAACCCCAATCCAGAATAATTTACAAGAACTGTGGTCCCTGTTTGATTTTGCTTGTCAAGGGTCCCTGCTAGGaacattaaaaacttttaagatgGAGTATGAAAATCCTATTACGAGAGCACGCGAGAAGGATGCTACCCCAGGGGAAAAAGCCTTAGgatttaaaatatctgaaaacttGATGGCAATCATAAAACCCTATTTTCTCAGGAGGACAAAAGAAGAGGtacaaaagaaaaagtcaagCACCCCAGAGGTCAGACTTAGTGCAGAGAATCCAGATGTTGGTGCCATTTGTGAAATGCCCTCTCTTTCCAGGaaaaatgactttattatttGGATACGTCTTGTGCCTTTACAAGAAGAAATATACAGGAAATTTGTGTCTCTAGATCATATCAAGGAGCTATTAATGGAGACACGCTCACCCCTGGCTGAGCTAGGTGTCTTAAAGAAGCTGTGTGATCATCCTAGGCTGCTCTCTGCACGGGCTTGTCATTTGTTGAATTTAGGGTCTGTGCAATTCTCTGTTCAAGGTGAAAATGAAGGGGAAGATTCCTCAGATGTGGGCCACATTGATCAGATAACTGATGATGCACTGATGGAAGAATCTGGAAAAATGATATTTCTGATAGAGCTGCTGAAGCGACTGCGAGATGAAGGGCATCAAACTCTGGTGTTTTCCCAGTCAAGACAGATTCTGAACATCATCGAACACCTGCTAAAGAATCGGCACTTTAAGATACTGCGACTCGATGGGACAGTTACTCATCTTGTGGAAcgagaaaaaagaattaacttaTTCCAGCAAAATAGAGAGTACTCTGTTTTTCTGCTTACCACTCAGGTAGGTGGTGTTGGCTTAACACTGACTGCAGCAACCAGAGTGGTCATTTTTGACCCGAGCTGGAATCCTGCAACTGACGCTCAAGCTGTGGACAGAGTCTACCGAATTGGCCAAAAGGAAAATGTTGTAGTTTATAGGCTGATTACTTGTGGGACtgtagaggaaaaaatatacagaagacAGGTTTTCAAGGACTCACTAATAAGGCAAACTACTGGCGACAAGAAGAACCCTTTCCGGTATTTTACGAAACAAGAATTAAGAGAGCTCTTCACCATTGAGGATTTTCAGCACTCTGCAACCCAGCTGCAGCTTCAATCTTTGCATGCTGCCCAGAGGAGATCTGATAAGATACTGGATGAACATATTGCCTACCTGCACTCTTTGGGGATAGCTGGAATCTCAGACCATGACTTGATGTACACACGTGATCTGTCTGTTAAAGAAGAGCTCGACATGATTGAAGAATCCCACTATATTCAACAAAGGGTTCAGAAAGCTCAGTTCCTTGTGGAATTAGAGTCTCAAAATATAGAGCTTTTAACCGGAAGACAAAGAGCTGGAAATGAGGGGACTTGGCTGACAgaacccctcttcccttctcaaaTGAAGAATAAATGCCCTGAACTGAATAAACTGCAGCCTCGACACTCACTACTTCTACCCACTTATCATACCCAGGAAGAAGAAATCAGTTCCCAAATGGCGAGTGTCATCATTGATGATCTGCCTGAAGAGAGTGAGAATCAAGACATCTCCAGTATAAAGATGAATGTTACCGTCTCACAAGACGGTAGTCACCCCCCCGAAAGGACATCCGATGCTGGTTCTGTAGCTGCTTTACCTGAGGGTTATGGGAGTGTAGATGAAATCTGGACCAACTCGTTGGGAATGATTCTACAAACGGAGGCATTGCGAGAGGGGCCAACACGGGGGACGCTGCAAGAGAACCCTCTGGGAGATTTTAACTTAACACCGAGCAAAGCAGTTGGAGCTGATCTGGGACCAGATCCAAAGCAACCAAACGCTGCTGAGACATTACCACACTGCAACCTCTGGCCCGTGAGTCCCATGACCCTTGAAAGTCAAACAGAACCTAACACATCTGTAATCAGAAGAGCCAATGGCGACTTGTCAGCATCCCACAGTGTGCTGCAGGACACTCAAGCAAATGTGACCAAGTTGGAAGAGGAACGTATAGCCTCCTCATCACAGTATGCatgtgatttcaatctttttttagaaGACTCTGCAGACAGCAGACAAAATCTTTCCAGGCAGTCTTCGCAGCACGCTGAGGACGAAAAGAGCTTGTGTGGTTCTGCAGCACATTCTCAGGCAGAGCTTGAGTGGGACAAAGCACATCTCAGTGTGGATCTTTTGGAGACCGATGACGAGCCGGAAGAAGTAGTGGGTAAcgtgagaggcagaaggaaagccaGAAGGATCATTTCAGATGGTGAAGATGAAGACAATACTTTTAAAGATACTTCAAGCACAGATGCACTCACCACCTCTCCCTTTCTGTTCTTACCTATGAAACAGTTCGATGCTTCGACTCCCAAAAGTGACATCAGTCCCTCAGGAAGGTTCTTCTCACCAAACATCCCTGATAGTGTAAGTAAGTCCCTCCACCCTAGACGATCCCTGGCTTCTAGGAGGTCTCTTGTCAATGTGGTTTTAGATCACGTGGAGGATATGGAGGAAGAGCCTGACAGCAGCAGTGGAACAGAGGCTGCAGCAGGTGATTccaaggaaggagcagaggagagcagtGGCGAAGCCTCAGAGAGCACAGAAGGGCCTCCTGGTGAAACGCTGCCTTCAGAGAACGAGTCCAGCCGGTTAACTAGCCCTCCTGGTGACCCCGAGCCTTTGTCCAGTGGGCAGTCGCGTGATTCTCCCCAGAAGGAGGCAGCAGAGTCTGGGACTGACTACGAGACTCTTGTAGTCCGTGGGAAAGAACTGAAAGAGCGTGGGCAAATACAGGAGGCCCTAAACTGCTTCGTGAAAGCGCTTGACATAAAAAGTGCCGACCCGGAAGTCATGCTCATGACGTTAAGTTTGTATAAGCAACTCAATAAAACCTGA